Proteins found in one Osmerus mordax isolate fOsmMor3 chromosome 20, fOsmMor3.pri, whole genome shotgun sequence genomic segment:
- the tmem150c gene encoding transmembrane protein 150C isoform X2: protein MRRCSPWTFLPVMYSVFTAAGLWVVIAGNAPPASCVFSQVMNLAAFVGFIIGVLRYLQLKPRVHKPWLNIGSLVAMSLASFGMTLVGNFQLSNDEEIHNIGTSMTFGLGTLFCWVQSFVTLKVNLRNEGRRACIPRFLLSGAVTACMLLYFVLMAQRLHMHAARAQWALVMFFLGFLGTFAIEFRHYHFEIVCTDDRDPPLSLSETFSEVSEYQSDQL, encoded by the exons ATGAGGAGGTGCAGCCCGTGGACGTTTCTCCCTGTTATGTATTCTGTCTTCACAGCGGCCGGACTGTGGGTTGT CATTGCAGGCAACGCTCCACCGGCCAGCTGTGTGTTTAGCCAGGTCATGAACCTGGCAGCGTTTGTGG gATTCATCATCGGAGTCCTCAGATATCTCCAGCTAAAACCCAGAGTGCACAAACCTTGGCTGAACATTGGCAGTCTGGTGGCCATGTCCCTGGCCAGTTTCGGAATGACCCTGGTGGGAAACTTCCAG CTGTCTAATGACGAGGAGATCCACAATATTGGCACGTCCATGACGTTTGGGTTGGGAACCCTGTTCTGCTGGGTGCAGTCGTTCGTCACCCTCAAGGTGAACTTGAGGAACGAGGGCAGGAGGGCATGCATCCCTCGCTTCCTCTTGTCTGGTGCCGTCACTGCCTGCATGTTGCTGT ACTTTGTGCTGATGGCCCAGCGCCTCCACATGCACGCGGCGCGGGCGCAGTGGGCTCTGGTCATGTTCTTCCTGGGCTTCCTCGGCACTTTCGCCATCGAGTTCCGCCACTACCACTTTGAGATCGTCTGCACGGACGACCGTGaccctcccctcagcctctccgAAACCTTCTCCGAAGTCTCCGAGTACCAGTCTGACCAACTATAG
- the LOC136964060 gene encoding stearoyl-CoA desaturase 5-like, with protein sequence MVSVLTASVYQDGETVTGEPRGPEETNAETQALCRDDYSKDERSRSIVWRNVILMVLLHTGAVYSLIVIPRAQHLTWIWSYVCFIITALGVTAGAHRLWSHRSYKAKLPLRVFLAAANSMAFQNDILEWARDHRVHHKYSETDADPHNATRGFFFAHIGWLFVRKHPAVIERGKKLDLTDLLADPVVQFQRKYYKTSVLIMCFALPTLVPWYFWGESLWNSYFLACILRYTLSLNVTWLVNSAAHLYGNQPYDKTINPRENWFVTFGALGEGFHNFHHTFPFDYSTSEFGLRFNPTTCFIDLMCFLGLADNRKKATPQIIQARKLRTGDGSA encoded by the exons ATGGTTAGTGTTCTGACCGCAAGTGTTTATCAGGATGGGGAGACGGTTACCGGCGAGCCTAGGGGACCGGAGGAGACCAATGCTGAAACCCAGGCTCTGTGCCGGGATGATTATTCAAAGGATGAACGCTCTCGAAGCATCGTCTGGAGAAACGTAATTCTCATGGTCCTCCTGCACACCGGGGCTGTCTATTCTCTCATCGTTATACCCAGAGCACAGCATCTTACCTGGATATGGT CTTACGTTTGCTTCATCATCACTGCCCTGGGGGTGACTGCGGGGGCCCACCGCCTGTGGAGTCACAGGTCCTACAAAGCAAAACTCCCCCTAAGGGTGTTCCTAGCTGCCGCTAACTCCATGGCCTTCCAG AACGACATTTTAGAATGGGCACGAGATCACCGGGTGCACCACAAGTACTCAGAGACGGATGCCGATCCTCACAACGCCACGCGAGGTTTCTTCTTTGCTCACATCGGCTGGCTGTTCGTGCGGAAACACCCTGCTGTCATCGAGAGAGGCAAAAAGCTGGACCTCACCGACCTTCTGGCCGACCCTGTTGTCCAGTTTCAGAGGAA GTACTACAAGACGTCAGTGTTGATCATGTGTTTTGCTCTCCCTACCCTGGTGCCTTGGTATTTCTGGGGAGAGAGCCTGTGGAACTCTTACTTCCTGGCCTGCATCCTGCgctacaccctctccctcaacgTCACCTGGCTCGTCAACAGCGCCGCACACCTGTATGGCAACCAACCCTACGACAAGACCATCAACCCTCGAGAGAACTGGTTCGTCACTTTTGGAGCTCTTG GTGAAGGATTCCACAACTTCCACCACACCTTTCCGTTCGACTACTCCACCAGTGAGTTTGGTTTGCGTTTCAACCCCACCACTTGCTTCATCGACCTCATGTGCTTTCTGGGCCTGGCCGACAACCGCAAGAAGGCCACTCCGCAGATAATACAGGCCCGCAAGCTAAGGACAGGAGACGGCAGTGCCTGA
- the tmem150c gene encoding transmembrane protein 150C isoform X1, whose protein sequence is MRRCSPWTFLPVMYSVFTAAGLWVVYFIAVEDEKITPLNSEYKRSGSKSPPYISIAGNAPPASCVFSQVMNLAAFVGFIIGVLRYLQLKPRVHKPWLNIGSLVAMSLASFGMTLVGNFQLSNDEEIHNIGTSMTFGLGTLFCWVQSFVTLKVNLRNEGRRACIPRFLLSGAVTACMLLYFVLMAQRLHMHAARAQWALVMFFLGFLGTFAIEFRHYHFEIVCTDDRDPPLSLSETFSEVSEYQSDQL, encoded by the exons ATGAGGAGGTGCAGCCCGTGGACGTTTCTCCCTGTTATGTATTCTGTCTTCACAGCGGCCGGACTGTGGGTTGT GTACTTCATAGCTGTTGaagatgaaaaaataacacctctAAACTCGGAATACAA ACGATCTGGATCAAAGTCCCCCCCTTACATTAG CATTGCAGGCAACGCTCCACCGGCCAGCTGTGTGTTTAGCCAGGTCATGAACCTGGCAGCGTTTGTGG gATTCATCATCGGAGTCCTCAGATATCTCCAGCTAAAACCCAGAGTGCACAAACCTTGGCTGAACATTGGCAGTCTGGTGGCCATGTCCCTGGCCAGTTTCGGAATGACCCTGGTGGGAAACTTCCAG CTGTCTAATGACGAGGAGATCCACAATATTGGCACGTCCATGACGTTTGGGTTGGGAACCCTGTTCTGCTGGGTGCAGTCGTTCGTCACCCTCAAGGTGAACTTGAGGAACGAGGGCAGGAGGGCATGCATCCCTCGCTTCCTCTTGTCTGGTGCCGTCACTGCCTGCATGTTGCTGT ACTTTGTGCTGATGGCCCAGCGCCTCCACATGCACGCGGCGCGGGCGCAGTGGGCTCTGGTCATGTTCTTCCTGGGCTTCCTCGGCACTTTCGCCATCGAGTTCCGCCACTACCACTTTGAGATCGTCTGCACGGACGACCGTGaccctcccctcagcctctccgAAACCTTCTCCGAAGTCTCCGAGTACCAGTCTGACCAACTATAG